From the genome of Deinococcus betulae:
AGGATGGGGGCGGTATGAAGAGGATGGAGGCACTAAGCTGAGGTCACACAGACATCCGCCGAATGTCCGGTACACGAGTACCGGCAACAAACACAGTCATGAACCTGCTAATTCAATCGAATTTGTCAAATTCTGGATGGCGGCCTGAATTCGCTTGGGCACAGGCCATCCGATACCCTATGGCTCAGAGTCTTTCCCCTGCCAGCTGCCATGTCTTCCCTTCGCTACTTGCTGGGCGCTCTGGCCCAGGCTTGCTCTGGGCCTTTGCACTTGAGCGGCATGGCTTGGGCCGATTAGACTGTCTGGCTGGCCCAGGCGGGAAGTGCCCTGGCGCCCCGGCGGCGCCGACAGGCTCACGCTGCCGGACGCACCTGTGCCGCGCTGACGCTACGTCGGGCTTTTGCTGTGCAGGCAGTTGGTTAGGCGCTTCCTAGATACTCGTTCCCAGTACCGCTTTCTCGTCCCTACAAGCCCCGCAGGAAGTGCAGCAGGGCGGCCCGCTCGCTGGCCTGCAGGGCACCGAACCGTTCACGGGCGCGCTCGGCCTCGCCGCCGTGCCAGGTCACCGCTTCGGCCAGGGTGCTGGCGCGGCCGTCATGCAGGAAGCGGCCCCCGCTCGCCTCAACCAGTCCCGCACCCCAGAGGGACGGCGTGCGCCATTCGCCCGACTGGGCGCCTTTTTCGGCAGCGCCGTCATCCAGCGCCGGCCCCAGGTCATGCAGCAGCAGGTCGGTGTAGGGGTAAAAGGTCTGGTGCGACAGGGCGGCAAAGCGGGAACTGACGCCTGTGGTCAGGGTCGGCCGGTGGCACGATGAACATCCCACCTGTTCGAAAAGCGCCGCCCCGGCGTTGAAGGTGGCGGGGTCGCCCATGCGCCGCTCAGGGACGGCCAGCACTGTCAGGAAGTCATTGATGGCCTCCAGCGCCGCGTCAGAGACCTCAGGCTGACCGCCACTGATAGCCTCTGCACACACCGCCTGCCGCACCGTGCAGTTCTCCGCAGGGTGCAAAGAGGTCGTCAGGCCCATGTCCTGATGCAGAGCGGCGGCGCTCTGGCTGCGCAGGCTGGCCTGAATGGCCTTCCAGCCAAAGCGGCCCAGCTTGACCTGCCCCTCTTCCGTGACCCAGTGCGGACGGCCCGAGATGCCGTCTCCGTCCCGGTCCTCTTCATCGGCCCAGGCCAGCAGGTCGGCCTCGGGCACCCGGTCCAGCAGCCCCATGCCCAGCAGCTGCGGCGAGAGGCGCGCGCTGGCGCGGACGCCACCCAGCGGTTCGCCACTCACCTGAACCTGGTAGTTCAGGCGCCCATCTGGCTGGCGGGTCCAGGTCACCTGGCCCTCGGGGTCACCCGTGGTCGCTGCCGTCTGCAACTGCTCGCCGTAGACCGGGTGAGGCTCGCCCTGGGCATCTCCCAGCCGGAACAGGACGGCGGGCAGGGTCCGGCCTCCAGCGCCCAGCGCCTCGGCCCGTCCGGTGGACTGGTGACAGCCGCTGCAGGCGCCCATTAAAAACTGCGGTCCCAGGCCGTCAAGCAGCGCGCGTGGCCCCGGCGCCGGTTGCCACTGCGCCACGAACAGTTCGCGGCCCTGCGAGACCCCGGCCCACTCGCTGGGGTCAATGGCCGGAGCAAATTGCAGGAAGGGGCGACTGGCGTCCAGGGTGACGGTGGCGCTGCCGCCTGCCGGCGTCCAGCTGATGGGCAGCGGCGTGACGGGCGTGGGCGCCG
Proteins encoded in this window:
- a CDS encoding di-heme oxidoredictase family protein gives rise to the protein MRRAVWAGVLLVMTACAAPDRPGPAPTPVTPLPISWTPAGGSATVTLDASRPFLQFAPAIDPSEWAGVSQGRELFVAQWQPAPGPRALLDGLGPQFLMGACSGCHQSTGRAEALGAGGRTLPAVLFRLGDAQGEPHPVYGEQLQTAATTGDPEGQVTWTRQPDGRLNYQVQVSGEPLGGVRASARLSPQLLGMGLLDRVPEADLLAWADEEDRDGDGISGRPHWVTEEGQVKLGRFGWKAIQASLRSQSAAALHQDMGLTTSLHPAENCTVRQAVCAEAISGGQPEVSDAALEAINDFLTVLAVPERRMGDPATFNAGAALFEQVGCSSCHRPTLTTGVSSRFAALSHQTFYPYTDLLLHDLGPALDDGAAEKGAQSGEWRTPSLWGAGLVEASGGRFLHDGRASTLAEAVTWHGGEAERARERFGALQASERAALLHFLRGL